CAAGAAGCCAAGGCCCGCAGGATTGAAACCCACAGGGCAGAAACCATCGGGACCAAAGCCGTTAGCTCAAAAGCCACAGGGCAAGCGGACCCCGAACCCCGACAGCAAAGCGCCAGGTACAGGGCCGCGCACAGGGCCAAACAAAGGACCAAATGCGGGGCCACGCCCCCAGCGCGCCAACAGCGCGCCCCGCACCGCAACCGCCCGCGGCGCGGGTCCGGCCAAGGGTATGGCCGGGAAAGCCGCCCGCCCCCCGAAATCAAAGCGTTAGGCCGCAAAAGTCAGAGATTTCGCTTATCTGCGGCGCGGCTGGTAATCCATCCTTTCAATCTGGTTCATCAGCTTTTATATTTTAGTCTTGTTCGGCCTATATATCGGGGATCAGATGACTACGGGATTGCAAAAGACATCCTATGCGCTTCTTCTGGCCTTGATCGTGTATGTAGCCATTGTAGGGGGCTAGAAAATGACCCAGCGTTTTGGTGGACGTTTCAGCCCCAATGCTGACCAACGCCCCCTTGCATCTGCGCCAGTCCGCCCCCATCCGGTGGGCGCGCGGGTCAATCTGCTTTTTGTCGTCCCGTTCGCCTTTGCCATCCGTGCGTTTTTCAATGATCCGGTCGGGCTTGCGCTGAACCTTGGCGCGTTCGCGGTGCTGATGCTGGCGGCATGGCTGACCCGCGAAGGGGTTCTTGCGCAGGCTGCCTATGAGGCGCGCAAGATCGCACGCAGGCCCGCCATTCCGCGCAAAATATTTGCATCTGTCCTGACGGGCGGCGGGCTGGCATTGGCAGGGTTGTCTGGCGGCATGGGCGCTGCACTTATATTCGGCATATTGGGCGCAGTTCTGCATTTCGGTGCTTTCGGGCCGGACCCGTTGAGCGATAAGGGCATGGAAGGTGTAGACACGTTCCAGACCGACCGCGTCACACGCGCAGTTGAGGAGGCAGAGACCCACCTGTCGGCCATGCAAGACGCAATCAAGCGCAGCGGGGACCGCGCGTTGGCCGGTCGGGTCGAAAGTTTTGGCGCGACACTCCGGCAATTATTCCGTGCGGTCGAGCACGACCCCAGACGGCTGAGTGCGGCGCGGCGATATCTTGGAATTTACCTGATTGGCGCGCGGGATGCGACGGTCAAGTTCGCCGATCTTTATGCGCGGAACCGCGACCAGCAAGCGCGCGTTGAATATCTGGCACTTCTGGACGATCTTGAAAACCGCTTCGCGCTGCGACGCGAAGCCTTGCTGGAAGATGACCGCACCGATCTGGAGATCGAGATAGAAGTCTTGCGCGAACGGCTGGAGCGTGAAGGTCTGCGCGCAGAGTGAAGTATGATTTATTTTTGTTCGGTTTATGAAGTATGAGAGGAACACTGCAATGTCAGACGCCATCCGCCAAGAGGCCGCGAGCCTTACCAAAGAGATAGACGCTGTGGTGGCGATGCCTCTGGCAGACCCTGCAACAGATATGCCCACCCTTGAAAGCGCGCCCGCAACGGATGCAGACGCCATCAAGGCGCGCATGGGTGAGATCGACATGGGGTCGAGCAGCACCATCATTGGCTTCGGGTCGCGCGCGCAGATGGATCTGCAACAGATATCGCAGGCGATGCTGGCGGATGTGAAGAACAAGGATCTGGGACCGGCAGGCGATGGATTGCGCGAAATGGTGTCCACATTGCGCGGGTTTTCGGTCAGCGAACTGGACACCCGCCGCAAGCGCAGCTGGTGGGAACGCCTGACCGGTGCTGCGGCGCCGATGGTGAAATTTCAGGAACGCTACAACACCGTTCAATCCCAGATCGACCGGATTACGGGAAGCTTGCTGAACCACGAAACCGCGCTGCTGAAAGACATCAAGGCGCTGGACAAGCTGTATGAAAAGACGCTGGAATTCTATCATGAACTGGCGATCTATATTGCTGCGGGCGAAGCCAAGCTGAAGGACCTTGACGCAACGGACATTCCTGCAAAGGAAGCCGAAGTTGCTGCCGCTGATGAAAGCGACAAGGTGCTGAAAGCGCAGGAATTGCGCGACATTCGTGCCGCACGCGATGATCTGGAACGCCGTGTGCATGACCTGAAGCTGACACGTCAGGTGACGATGCAGTCGCTGCCCTCCATCCGGCTGGTGCAGGAAAACGACAAAAGCCTTGTCACCAAAATCAATTCCACATTGGTCAACACTGTGCCACTTTGGGAAACGCAACTGGCGCAGGCGCTGACAATCCAACGCTCGCGCGAAGCGGCACAGGCGGTGCGTGCCGCCAATGACCTGACCAATGAATTGCTGACCTCGAACGCCGAGAACCTGCGCGATGCCAACCGCGAAGTGCGCGAGGAAATCGAGCGCGGCGTGTTTGATATTGAAGCGGTCAGACAGGCGAATGAAACGCTTATCGCGACTATCGAGGACAGTTTGCAGATTGCCGATGACGGGCGCACAAAGCGTGCCGCGGCAGAGGAAGAACTGACCCGCATGGAAGCTGATCTGCGCAAATCCCTGTCATCTGCGCGGTCATCTGCACGCGATGGTGACACTGCGGCGGATACCGGTTCGCAAAAGGCATGATCTGATGGTTTGGGGGCGTGACATGAAAGCGACGCGTGGCCGTGGTATTGCACCGCATGGCCATCTGCCTGCATTTGCGCTGTTGCTCGCGCTGGGGGCTTGCACGCCATTTACGGGCACGCAATCCCCGCCCGGCACGGTCGCGGAACCCGCCCCCCCCCAACCCGTGCCTGACGCCGAAGCGCCCGCAACCGAAATCGAAACCCCTACGCCGCTGTCCTCGGCGATTGCTGCGCATTTCAAGCGCGTGGAGAACCAGCGTCTGGCCGACGGGCTGTTGCGCACCGACCCCCGCCCCGCCGATGTGCCATTTGCCGCACGCGACCTGGAGGATGTTTTTGTGCGGGTGGCCCTGCATGATGAATACACCTTCGTCGGAAACCGCCTTGTCGAACAGAAAACCCCTGCCCCGTTGCGACGCTGGCGCGGCCCGGTTCGGATGCGGTTGCAGTTTGGCGATTCTGTCCCTGAAGCGATGCAACGCGCCGACACGCGGCTTGTGAACCAGTTTGCCACGCGTCTTGGTGCACTGACCGGCCACCCTGTCAGCGTCACGCAAGGGTCTGCAAATTTCCATGTTCTTGTTCTGGATGAAGCCGAGCGCCGTGACATTGGTCCAAAGTTGCGCCGGTTGATCCCCGGAATTGACCAGACCACGCAAGATGTGGTCACGAATTTGCCGCGCAGCGTATCTTGTCTGGTGCTGGCGTTTTCGCGCAGCGGGACAGATATTTATACGGATGCAGTTGCCGTTATTCGTGCGGAATTGCCCGATCTGTCGCGCATGGCCTGCTATCATGAAGAACTGGCGCAAGGCATGGGCCTGCCCAATGACAGCCCCCGTGCGCGCCCGTCGCTGTTCAATGATGCGGCGGAGTTTGCGGTATTGACGGCAATGGACGAGTATTTGCTGCGTATGCTGTATGACCCGCGCCTGCACCCCGGCATGCGCGAACCCGAAGCCCGCCCCATAATCCGCCGCATCGCATCGGAAGTGATGGGCGGCGAAAGCTAGACAGATCTGTCCCCAAATCCACATCTAAACCCAGAGGTTCCGTCATGGTGTTCAGTTTCCTTAAAGGTCAGTTTATCGACGTTATCGAATGGACCGACGACACCCGAAATACGATGGTCTACCGCTTTGAGCGCTATGGCAATTCCATCATGTATGGGGCCAAGCTGACCGTGCGCGAGGGGCAGCTGGCGGTATTTGTGCATGAAGGCCAGCTTGCCGATGTGTTTGATCCCGGCATGTATCAGCTGGAAACCAACAACATGCCGCTGATGACAGCGTTGCAGCATTGGGACCACGGATTCAATTCGCCCTTCAAATCGGAAATATATTTCATCAATACCCGCCGGTTTGCCGGCCTGAAATGGGGCACCCAGAACCCCATCATGCTGCGTGACCCGGAATTCGGGCCATTGCGGCTGCGCGCGTTCGGGTCCTATGCCATTCGCGTGGCCGACCCTGTTGCCTTCATGCGTGAAATTGTGGGCACTGATGGCGATTTCACGCAGGAAAAGATCGCGGGCCAGATCCGCAATATCGTGGTGCAAAAGGTCAGCCGCGTTCTGGCAGCAAGCGGCATTCCCGCGCTGGACATGGCCGCGAATACCAAGGATTTGTCGGATATGGTGGGCAAGGCCATTGCCCCCACACTGGCTGAATACGGGCTGGAAATGCCCGAATTGTATATCGAGAATATCTCACTCCCGCCCGAGGTCGAGAAGGTGCTGGACCAGCGCACCAGCATGGGCATTGTGGGCGATCTGAACAAATTTACACAGTTTTCCGCAGCTCAGGCCATGCAGAACGCCGCCGAAGGTGGCGAAGGCGGCATGGGCGCGGGGCTTGGTGCAGGCATGGGGATGGGTATGGGCATGGGTATGGCCCAGTCCATGGGGCAGGCCATGTCCGGCCAGCCTGCTGCCGCCCCTTCCGGTGCGCCGTCTGCGGCAACCCCGCCCCCGCCACCACCCCCCGCATCAGAGCCGATGTGGCATATTGCCGAAAACGGGCAGACCCGTGGTCCTTTTACCCAGTCGCAACTGGCAGGGCAGATCACACGCGACACATTGGTCTGGACCGAAGGGCAATCGGGCTGGCAGAAAGCAGGCGATATTCCCGCTTTGGCGCAGCTATTTGCATCCATGCCCCCGCCACCCCCGCCGCCTGTTGGCTGATACATGCAGGCACAGCGCCCCTGCGCGCCTGTGTTTTTGAGTATTTTTTGCAAGATGAAGGTGCAGGGGTGCAGTGCCCCGAACCGCACGGCCGGAACATTTCATGCCAAGCACACAGACCGAACACCGTTTTCCATGCGCGCAATGCGGGGCGTCGCTGCGTTTTTTGCCGGGCCAGTCGCGGCTGAGTTGCGCGTATTGCGGCCATGAACAGGAAATCCCGCAGATTGACGATGAAACCCGCGTAACCGCGCTGCAATCGCTGGATTACCATGAAGCGGTCGCACAGACCCTGCCCGCATCGGATCTGGAAGAAACGCGCGTTGTTCATTGTGACACTTGCGGGGCAGATGTTCAGTTTGAAGAAAATGTGCATTCGGCGGAATGCCCGTTTTGTGCCAGTCCCATCGTCACGGATACGGGCACGAACCGGCATATCAAGCCGCATGCGATCCTACCCTTCAAGCTGTCGGAATCCGATGCACAGGCCAAGATGAAGGCATGGTTGCAAGGGTTATGGTTTGCCCCGTCTGCGCTGGCAAAATATGCGCGCAGCACGGGCCGCCTGAACGGGCTGTATGTGCCCTACTGGGCTTTTGATGTGGCGACCCGCAGCCAGTATACCGGACAACGCGGGACATATTACTATGTCACTGTCAGGGGGGCGAATGGCAAAACCCGACGCGAACGGCGCACGCGCTGGCGTGCGGCCTCGGGGCGGGTGTCGCGGCAGTTTCTTGATCTGCTGGTCATGGCGTCCAACTCGCTGCCGCGCGCGAATATTCGCAGGCTGGAGCCGTGGACCATGGCTGATCTGCAACTTTATAGCGCCGATTATCTGTCGGGCTTTCGTGCAGAAGCCTATAGTGTGGAACTGCCCGACGGGTTCGAGATTGCCAAGGAACGCATGGCCGAGCAGATTCACGCCGATATCTGCCGCGATATCGGCGGGGATGAACAGCGGGTATCATCTGTTTCGACGGACTATGATGATGAACGTTTCAAGCATCTGTTATTGCCGATCTGGATGGCGGCCTATCGCTACCGCGACAAAAGCTACCGCTTTATCGTGAATGGCCAGACCGGGCGCGTTCAGGGCGAGCGGCCATGGTCATGGCCAAAGATTGCAGGCGCGGTGCTGGCGGGGCTGGTGCTTCTGGCGCTTGCGTTTTACATCGCTGAAATGGGCGGATAGGGGAAGATCATGATCTTGTGTTGTGGCGAAGCGCTGATCGACATGTTGCCGCGTGAAACATCCGCGCAAGAGGCCGCGTTTGCCCCTTATGCGGGCGGCGCTGTCTTTAACACGGCGGTCGCGCTGGGGCGTCTTGGGGCACAGTCGGGCTTCTTTTGTCCGCTGTCTGATGACCTGTTCGGCGCGCAATTGCGCGCGGGGCTGGATGCGTCCGGTGTGGATCACAGCCTGTCACCTGCGGTTGACCGGCCCTGCACACTGGCTTTTGTCACATTGCGGGACGGTCAGGCGCGCTATGCGTTTTATGACCGCGGCACGGCGCTGCGCGACATGGACATGGCCGAATTGCCCACCCTGCCTGACACGGTGGAGGCGTTGTTTTTCGGCGGCATATCGCTTGCGGGTGATCCGTGCGGCGCGGGCTATGAAGCGCTTTGCGCGCGGGCGGGCGGGCGTGTTGTCATGCTGGACCCCAATATCCGCCCCGATTTCATTCGCGATGAAGCCGCCTATCGGGCGCGGCTGGATGCCATGATTGCGCAGGCAGATATTATCAAACTGTCAGATGAGGATCTGCACTGGCTGATGGGGGACGGAACGATTGAACCGCTGGCGCATGATCTGCGCGGGCGCGGGCCAAAGATCGTGATCATCACCGAAGGGGCCAAGGGCGCGCGGGCCTTCTGGGCTGGCGGGGTTGCACAGGTTCATTCTCGCCCTGTTGCCGTGGTCGACACTGTTGGTGCGGGGGATACGTTCAATGCAGGGGTGCTGGCCAGCCTTGCGCAGGCAGGTGTGTTGAGCAAGGCTGGCATTGCCGCGATTGATGCCGCGACCCTGACCGCCGCGCTGGAGATGGGGGCGAAAGCGGCGGCGGTGACCGTGTCGCGCGCCGGTGCAAACCCGCCATGGGCGCATGAAATCTGATGCGCGCACTTGTCCAGCGGGTTGCTCAGGCGCGGGTAGATGTGGCGGGTCAGACCATTGGCCAATGCGGTCCCGGCCTGCTGATCCTGATATGTGCGATGCAGGGTGACACTGACGCGCAGGCCGATGCGCTGGCCGCGAAAATACACAAGCTGCGCATATTCTGCGACGATGCGGGCAAGATGAACCTTGCGCTGAAAGATACCGGTGGCGAGGCGCTGGTGGTCAGCCAGTTCACGCTGTCCGCAGATACACGCAGCGGCAACCGGCCGGGGTTTTCATCTGCCGCCCCGCCAGATGAAGGCGCGCGCCTGTATCTGCATTTCGCCGATGCGCTGCGCGGTCTGGGCGTGCCCGTTGAAACCGGCGAATTCGGCGCATCCATGGCGGTGCATCTGGTCAATGACGGCCCTGTGACCATCTGGCTGGACACTGCTGCGTGACTGGCCCTTAGGCAATGATATCCGGCAAATGCCCGATATCGGGCAGCACGATATCTGCGAACGGGGCCAGATCATCCTTGCTGGCCATGCCTGTCAGAACACCGATTGTGCGCATGCCCGCCGCCTGCCCCGCGACCAGATCATGGGTGCTGTCGCCCACCATCACCACTGCCTGTGGCGCGACGCCTGCCAGTTGCGCATAAGCCAGCAGCATGGCGGGGTCCGGTTTGGGTGTGAAGCCGCTGTCATAGCCCAGAATATGGCTGAACAGATGCAAAATG
Above is a window of Roseinatronobacter sp. S2 DNA encoding:
- a CDS encoding 5-bromo-4-chloroindolyl phosphate hydrolysis family protein codes for the protein MTQRFGGRFSPNADQRPLASAPVRPHPVGARVNLLFVVPFAFAIRAFFNDPVGLALNLGAFAVLMLAAWLTREGVLAQAAYEARKIARRPAIPRKIFASVLTGGGLALAGLSGGMGAALIFGILGAVLHFGAFGPDPLSDKGMEGVDTFQTDRVTRAVEEAETHLSAMQDAIKRSGDRALAGRVESFGATLRQLFRAVEHDPRRLSAARRYLGIYLIGARDATVKFADLYARNRDQQARVEYLALLDDLENRFALRREALLEDDRTDLEIEIEVLRERLEREGLRAE
- a CDS encoding toxic anion resistance protein, producing the protein MSDAIRQEAASLTKEIDAVVAMPLADPATDMPTLESAPATDADAIKARMGEIDMGSSSTIIGFGSRAQMDLQQISQAMLADVKNKDLGPAGDGLREMVSTLRGFSVSELDTRRKRSWWERLTGAAAPMVKFQERYNTVQSQIDRITGSLLNHETALLKDIKALDKLYEKTLEFYHELAIYIAAGEAKLKDLDATDIPAKEAEVAAADESDKVLKAQELRDIRAARDDLERRVHDLKLTRQVTMQSLPSIRLVQENDKSLVTKINSTLVNTVPLWETQLAQALTIQRSREAAQAVRAANDLTNELLTSNAENLRDANREVREEIERGVFDIEAVRQANETLIATIEDSLQIADDGRTKRAAAEEELTRMEADLRKSLSSARSSARDGDTAADTGSQKA
- a CDS encoding DUF2927 domain-containing protein, producing MKATRGRGIAPHGHLPAFALLLALGACTPFTGTQSPPGTVAEPAPPQPVPDAEAPATEIETPTPLSSAIAAHFKRVENQRLADGLLRTDPRPADVPFAARDLEDVFVRVALHDEYTFVGNRLVEQKTPAPLRRWRGPVRMRLQFGDSVPEAMQRADTRLVNQFATRLGALTGHPVSVTQGSANFHVLVLDEAERRDIGPKLRRLIPGIDQTTQDVVTNLPRSVSCLVLAFSRSGTDIYTDAVAVIRAELPDLSRMACYHEELAQGMGLPNDSPRARPSLFNDAAEFAVLTAMDEYLLRMLYDPRLHPGMREPEARPIIRRIASEVMGGES
- a CDS encoding SPFH domain-containing protein; the encoded protein is MVFSFLKGQFIDVIEWTDDTRNTMVYRFERYGNSIMYGAKLTVREGQLAVFVHEGQLADVFDPGMYQLETNNMPLMTALQHWDHGFNSPFKSEIYFINTRRFAGLKWGTQNPIMLRDPEFGPLRLRAFGSYAIRVADPVAFMREIVGTDGDFTQEKIAGQIRNIVVQKVSRVLAASGIPALDMAANTKDLSDMVGKAIAPTLAEYGLEMPELYIENISLPPEVEKVLDQRTSMGIVGDLNKFTQFSAAQAMQNAAEGGEGGMGAGLGAGMGMGMGMGMAQSMGQAMSGQPAAAPSGAPSAATPPPPPPPASEPMWHIAENGQTRGPFTQSQLAGQITRDTLVWTEGQSGWQKAGDIPALAQLFASMPPPPPPPVG
- a CDS encoding carbohydrate kinase, translated to MILCCGEALIDMLPRETSAQEAAFAPYAGGAVFNTAVALGRLGAQSGFFCPLSDDLFGAQLRAGLDASGVDHSLSPAVDRPCTLAFVTLRDGQARYAFYDRGTALRDMDMAELPTLPDTVEALFFGGISLAGDPCGAGYEALCARAGGRVVMLDPNIRPDFIRDEAAYRARLDAMIAQADIIKLSDEDLHWLMGDGTIEPLAHDLRGRGPKIVIITEGAKGARAFWAGGVAQVHSRPVAVVDTVGAGDTFNAGVLASLAQAGVLSKAGIAAIDAATLTAALEMGAKAAAVTVSRAGANPPWAHEI
- the dtd gene encoding D-aminoacyl-tRNA deacylase, with amino-acid sequence MRALVQRVAQARVDVAGQTIGQCGPGLLILICAMQGDTDAQADALAAKIHKLRIFCDDAGKMNLALKDTGGEALVVSQFTLSADTRSGNRPGFSSAAPPDEGARLYLHFADALRGLGVPVETGEFGASMAVHLVNDGPVTIWLDTAA